CTTCGAGATACACTTGCCCTGCCCACTCCTGTTGACCAGTCAACCGATACAGTATGATACCCAAACCTGCCGCTAGAATTAGCGCTAATCCAGATCCCGACCACACATACTTAAAAGCATCGGAACGATTTACTTTTCTTAAATAAGAAAAGATGATACCCAAGATCAGGGATATTTCTAATCCTTCACGAAGAGCAACAAGCAACGAGGCGCCAAACATGGATGGTGTCCCCCTATAACTCATGTAAACATGACTAATTTAGTCAGGATTGTGTTCAAAAAAAGAGACGTTACCTTGGCTGTTATGCAGTTGTTAATATAGGCTAACAGACTGAGTTAGTCAATACAAATATCTATATTTGTTAAGTAGGCGATTGATTTCCCGAAGTTCTCGACGGCATACAACCTATGCCGAGTTTAGGGTAATCCCTCAACTTACGAGTTCCCATCTTGGTACCACGGATTTAAGTGAACGAGTACTTCTTTTACAGTATTGTCAGCCTCCATGATGGCAGATTTAATTCTTCGGCTAATATCGTGCCCTTCCTGAATACTCATGTCCCCAGAAACACCTACGCGAACATCGACCAACGTATAATTCCCTAGTTCTCGCGCACGGATTTTATCGATTCGTTTTACCTCTTGAATATTGGTAATTTGGCGTTCGTATAAGTTCAACTTGGATTCCGAGACGTTTTTCTCCATAAGTACATCAATAGCTTCACGGCCAATAGTGTATGTGATTCTCCAAATGAGGAGCGCTACTACGATACTAGATATTGGGTCCGCATAGCCGAGATTGGGGTGTCCAATGCACCGACCCGCAAGCGCGATACCTATACCTATTACGGCTGCCAGTGACGCGTACACATCAGATAGATGGTCATACGCGGTCGCAATAAGACCTTTACTGCTGTATTTCTTACCAACCCGCATTGTATAAACATAGAGTAATTGTTTCCAGATGAGGGATACTCCCGCAGCGATCAACGGCAAAGCACCTACTTGTTCTACAGGTTGAGATAAACTTTCAATTCCTCTAAACAAAATCCACGCTGACGTGATAAAGAGTAAGACACCCACGACACCGGAAGCAAGCACTTCCGCCTTTCCGTGACCATATGGGTGATCGTCATCTGCTGGTCGACTCGATACTCTCATTGCCCCAAGGGTAGCAACCGATGCTATTACATCAGAAGCGCTGTGTATGCCATCGGCAAACAATGCGGGACTCCCGAACAATACCCCCACGACAACTTTCAGTGCAGTAAGAAATACATTGCTCGTGACACTAAC
This is a stretch of genomic DNA from Alicyclobacillus dauci. It encodes these proteins:
- a CDS encoding cation diffusion facilitator family transporter, giving the protein MSYRNTSSVVAGWVSVTSNVFLTALKVVVGVLFGSPALFADGIHSASDVIASVATLGAMRVSSRPADDDHPYGHGKAEVLASGVVGVLLFITSAWILFRGIESLSQPVEQVGALPLIAAGVSLIWKQLLYVYTMRVGKKYSSKGLIATAYDHLSDVYASLAAVIGIGIALAGRCIGHPNLGYADPISSIVVALLIWRITYTIGREAIDVLMEKNVSESKLNLYERQITNIQEVKRIDKIRARELGNYTLVDVRVGVSGDMSIQEGHDISRRIKSAIMEADNTVKEVLVHLNPWYQDGNS